Proteins encoded within one genomic window of Candidatus Hydrogenedentota bacterium:
- a CDS encoding flagellar basal body P-ring protein FlgI, giving the protein MFRSFILAAAIALAGACHGTMAIRDLCDVQGARDNTLTGVGIVVGLRGTGDSAEAAVTAQRNLLDRMGVEIQDIDALSSKNVAICTVTATLPPFAKEGTAIDVTVQSIYDAKSLEGGQLLDTFLRGPAGDTVYAVASGPVSVGGFNTDISAGSSVRNNHGTVGRIPRGALVEHEVPASITDGERITLLVRRPSFEAADGIRQAIDRAYGPGTADALSGGAVKVRIPADERADLIKFIADLNKLRVDIAQKAVVVINERTGTIVVGGDVMIKPCQVAHGSLTVKIQSTRLPVPALPFTDADPIVVENADVEVEEPEVYLAPVQGTSAAEVAQALNALRLTPRDMIAIFDAIHKAGALEAALEIR; this is encoded by the coding sequence ATGTTCCGTAGCTTCATTCTGGCGGCCGCAATCGCGCTGGCGGGCGCGTGCCACGGCACCATGGCCATTCGCGACCTGTGCGACGTCCAGGGCGCGCGCGACAACACGCTCACGGGCGTGGGGATCGTCGTCGGCCTGCGCGGCACGGGCGACAGCGCCGAGGCCGCCGTGACCGCGCAGCGCAACCTCCTCGATCGCATGGGCGTGGAAATCCAGGATATCGACGCGCTCAGTTCGAAGAACGTGGCGATATGCACGGTCACGGCCACGCTGCCGCCCTTCGCCAAGGAAGGCACGGCCATCGACGTCACCGTTCAGTCGATCTACGACGCGAAAAGCCTCGAAGGCGGCCAGCTGCTCGACACCTTCCTGCGCGGGCCCGCCGGCGACACGGTCTACGCCGTTGCGAGCGGCCCCGTCTCCGTCGGCGGCTTCAACACCGACATTTCGGCGGGCTCCTCCGTCCGAAACAACCACGGGACCGTCGGGCGAATACCGCGCGGCGCGCTCGTGGAGCACGAAGTGCCCGCCTCCATCACGGATGGCGAGCGGATTACCCTCCTGGTGCGGCGGCCCAGTTTCGAAGCCGCGGACGGCATCCGCCAGGCCATCGATCGGGCCTACGGCCCCGGAACGGCCGACGCGCTGTCCGGTGGCGCCGTGAAGGTACGCATTCCGGCGGACGAGCGGGCGGACCTGATCAAGTTCATTGCCGACCTCAACAAACTGCGCGTCGATATCGCCCAGAAGGCGGTCGTCGTGATCAATGAGCGCACCGGGACCATCGTCGTGGGCGGCGACGTGATGATCAAACCCTGCCAGGTGGCCCACGGCAGCCTCACCGTGAAAATCCAAAGCACGCGGCTGCCGGTCCCGGCGCTGCCCTTCACCGACGCCGACCCGATCGTGGTCGAAAACGCCGACGTCGAAGTCGAAGAACCGGAAGTGTACCTGGCCCCCGTCCAGGGGACCTCCGCCGCCGAGGTGGCGCAGGCCCTGAACGCCCTGCGCCTGACGCCGCGCGACATGATCGCGATTTTTGACGCCATTCACAAGGCCGGCGCGCTCGAAGCCGCGCTGGAGATCCGCTGA
- a CDS encoding flagellar basal body L-ring protein FlgH, whose protein sequence is MSMRIPMILAAALAAVAHAPADSLFSQRAARDTSVISEKVDRFEPGDIITVLVRETLDASTSANTNTKKESEVDSRAPAAANPFLVGQKPDGNNILNPGELPNWSIESENETKNTGDTRRRNTLTTSITCTVQELLPNGNLRIEGQKVVTVNRDDSTIYISGIIRSRDITAQNTIQSTQVADAVVRVKGKGPLWNNQRRGLVTRVLDWFSPF, encoded by the coding sequence ATGAGTATGCGAATCCCGATGATACTGGCCGCCGCGCTGGCCGCCGTGGCCCACGCGCCGGCGGATTCCCTCTTCAGCCAGCGCGCCGCCCGAGACACGAGCGTTATTTCGGAAAAGGTGGACCGCTTCGAGCCCGGCGATATCATCACGGTGCTCGTGCGCGAGACACTGGACGCCTCCACGAGCGCCAACACCAATACGAAGAAAGAGAGCGAGGTGGATTCGAGGGCCCCCGCCGCCGCAAATCCGTTTCTGGTGGGGCAGAAGCCCGATGGGAACAACATACTGAATCCGGGCGAGTTGCCGAACTGGTCGATCGAATCCGAAAACGAGACCAAGAACACCGGCGACACCCGGCGGCGCAACACGCTCACGACATCGATCACCTGCACCGTACAGGAGCTGCTGCCGAACGGCAACCTGCGTATCGAGGGCCAGAAAGTGGTGACCGTCAACCGCGATGATTCCACCATCTACATCTCCGGAATCATCCGATCCCGGGATATCACCGCCCAGAACACGATTCAGTCGACCCAGGTCGCGGACGCCGTCGTGCGCGTCAAGGGCAAGGGCCCCCTGTGGAACAACCAGCGCCGAGGACTCGTGACCCGCGTGCTGGACTGGTTTTCGCCTTTCTGA